GTCTATACCCATACCCCCCAAGGGTATAATTTTATACTACCATGACAATAGAGTTTCACACAAGAGTGTGGTATCCATGATAGGTGAAGCATTAGGTCTGTTAGGGGTTATGACTGCAGCTGTAGTTGTCCTCCCGATACAAGTCGCAGTCCTGATCTATAGGCGCTATCATAGCAGGAAAGATCAGAGGTCGATCGGAGGAAACGAAGCTGTTTTATGCAGCAGATGTCAAGCTGAGAAGAGGATTCATTGACTTAGTCCAGCAACTGAAACTATTAGCGCATAATAGTTAAGAGTGGGATTAAATAGGATAAATCTTTTAGGATTACTTAAACCCGCCATCCAATGGGTTTGGCTTTCTCAAAAGGAAGGCAGAAAATCTTTAGGGGGCGGCTGGGCGAATGACCTGTAAACATGCGCCCCGATAAGCCGCCCCTGTTTGTATTCTCAATTCTTGAAACTGTGTATCGGTGCAGGGATCCTTCCGCCGCGGTTCACGAAATCTTCGCATCCAAATTTGTTGACAGGCATGATCTTCGCCTCTCCGAGAAGTCCTCCGAACTGTGCGAAGTCGCCGACATCCTTTCCGATGACGGGGATGAGCCTCACAGCGGTGGTCTTCTGATTGACCATTCCAATGGCCATCTCATCGGCTATGATTCCTGCTATGGTCGTAGCACTGGTGTTCCCGGGTATGGCGATCATATCGAGACCAACCGAGCAGACGCATGTCATGGCCTCCAGTTTCTCGAGAGTAAGGGCACCGACCTCTGCGGCTTCCGCCATCGCTTTATCCTCGGTCACAGGGATGAATGCGCCTGAGAGTCCTCCGACATAGGATGATGCCATGACCCCTCCTTTCTTGACCTGATCGTTGAGGATGGCAAGCGCCGCGGTTGTGCCTGGCGCTCCTGCGCGTTCTAGACCCATCTCGTGCATGATGTCAGCGATACTGTCGCCGACCGCAGGCGTGGGTGCTAGGGAAAGATCGACGATGCCGAAAGGCACACCGAGCCTCTTGGAAGCTTCCTTGGCGAACAGCTGTCCGACCCTTGTGACCTTGAATGCCGTCTTCTTGATAGTCTCGCAAAGGGTTTCAAAATCCTCACCATGAATCTTCTCAAGTTCATGCTTGACTACGCCCGGGCCGCTTACACCGACATTGATCACCCTGTCAGCCTCTGTGACTCCGTGGAACGCTCCGGCCATGAAGGGATTGTCGTCTGGCGGGTTGCAGAAGACCACGAGCTTGGCGCATCCAAGGGAATCGTTCTCCTTCGTGGCCTCAGCGGTCTTCAGGATTATGTCCCCCATCAGTCTGACGGCATCCATGTTGATGCCGGTTCTGGTGGATCCAAGGCTTATGGACGAGCAGACGCGCTCGGTCGACGCCAGCGCCTGCGGGATGGACTCGATGAGCATCCTGTCGCTCTTCGTCATCCCCTTTTGGACCAATGCCGAGTATCCTCCGATGAAGTTGACTCCGACAGTCTTGGCCGCTTCGTCGAGGGTCTTAGCGATCTGCACGAAGTCCTCCGGGCTCTTGCATGCGGCACCACCTATAAGCGCTGCCGGTGTTATCGATATCCTCTTGTTGATGACAGGTACGCCGTATTCGCTCCCTATCTCGTCGCCCACTCTCACAAGGTCCTTGGCGGACTCGGTGATCTTGTCGTAGATCTTCTTGCACAGTGAATCAAGATCGGGATCGATGCAGTCCAGCAGACTGATGCCCATGGTGATCGTCCTGACGTCGAGATTCTCGTGGGAGACCATGTTGACGGTCTCGAACGCCTCGCTGAGCTCTACCATGTTCTCAGATCCTGTGCATCATGTCGAAGATCTCTTCGTGCTGTGCCTTGATTATACACTCGACCTTTGCACCTACCTCTTCCAATCCGGAGTTGAGGTCTGCCACCGATCCCTTGTAAAGGTCGGTATCCACGATCATCATCATGTTGATGTATCCCTGGGAAGTGGTCTGTTTCAGGTCCAGGATGTTTATGTTGTTCTCGGCGAAGAAGTTGCAGACGGTAGCAATGATTCCTACCTTGTCCTTCCCTACCAGTGTCACGATCGTCTTGCTCATTTCATTCACCAATCATCAGTTTGTATTCAATCGCATCTATCAGCGCTATCAGACTGGCCTCTACCACGTTCTCTGATACACCTACTGTGGTCCAGCTGCTCTTCCCGTCCGTGGATCTGATCAATACGCGGACCCCTGAGGCCGTTGCATTCTTGGCATCGAGTGTACGTACCTTGTAATCTGTCAGCTTCATGTCGTTGATCTCGGGGAAGAATTTCTTGAGAGATTTCCTCAATGCCTTGTCAAGAGCGTTGACCGGACCGTTCCCGTCAGCTGCGGTCTGCTCCAGATCTCCTGCGGAATTCAGAACCTTCACGCTGGCTTCGGTGTCCATGTCCCCGAGACGGTTGTCAATCATGATCTTGAAGCTCTTCACCGTGAACTTGGGTTCTATCTCCCCTCTCAGTCTTTTGACCAGGAGTTCGAAGCTCGCATCCGCTCCTTCGAACTGATATCCCTTGGATTCCATCTCCTTGATCTTGCGGGTGATGTCCGGAGTGTCGTCTCCGCATTCCAGGCCGAGCTCTTTCAGCTTCTCTACGATGCTGGCCCTGCCAGCCATCTCCGATACGAGGATCTTCCTGGAGTTGCCTACCAACGAAGGGTCGATATGTTCGTAGGTGTGGGGGTCCCTCGTCATCGCCGAAATGTGTATTCCGCCCTTGTGCGTGAACGCGGCCTCACCAACATAAGGCATGTTGGGGTACGGGCTGAAATTGACCAGCTCCCCGACGGACCTGCTAAGCGATGTGAGATTCCTGAGGTCGATATCCGTGGTCTCGAACCCTGTCTTGTAGACAAGGCTGGGCAGAACGGTGCAAAGGTTGGCGTTGCCACATCTCTCCCCGAGACCGTTCACGGTACACTGGACCATCTGGCATCCATTCTCGACGGCCATGATGGAATTGGCCGTGGCCATGTCCGCATCGTTATGTGCATGGATTCCGAGGGGGACATCCACGGATAGGAGCGCCTCCTCTACTGCTTCAGCGACTTCGGACGGGAGCGAACCTCCGTTGGTATCGCAAAGGACGAGCCATTCCGCCCCTCCCGCTTCTGCGGCCTTGAGGACGTTCAGGGCGTACTTCCTGTTCGCCCTGTATCCGTCAAAGAAGTGCTCTGCATCGAATATCACGTGCTTTCCAGATTCTACCAGGAACCTGACGCTGTCCTGGACAAGGTCCAGGTTCTCATCCAGGCCTATTCCCATGGCCTCTTCGACCTGGAAATCCCATGCCTTCCCGAAGATGCAGCACCACTCGGTGCCGCACCCGACGAGAGCGTTCAGATTGGGATCGTCAGCGGGATCGACATCATTCTTCCTGGTGCTGCCGAAGGCGACGAGCTTCGTCTTCTTCAGTTCCAACTGGCTTGCTTTCTTGAAGAATTCGTCATCGGTCGGATTCGACCCGGGCCAACCGCCTTCCACGAAATCCACGCCGAAACCATCTAGTGCCTGTAACACATCGAGCTTGTCCTCTGAAGAGAACAGAATGCCCTCCGTCTGGGCACCATCGCGCAGCGTGGTGTCGTAAATGACGATCCTGCCTGTCAACTCAGTCACCGATTCTCTCGTCCATGATGTCGATGATATCGCTGAGGATCGCCGATGCGGTCTCGGGACCTCCTGCGCCGACTCCGGAGACGGTGATGGGTCCGGCGTATTCCGTGATTATCTCCGCGGTGTTCAGTGTACCGGGGAGACTTAGGGGGTGTCCGCGCGGGATGAGCCTGGGAGCGACCTCCAGCTTAGTGGCTGAGACCTCTCCGATGAGCCTGATGACCATTCCGTTGTTCTGCGCAAGGGCCACAGCATCCGAGTTGATGCTGGTGATTCCGGTGATATCCACATCGCTGAAGGTAGCGTTCCTTCCGAAGATGGAGTTAGCGAGAATGACGACCTTGCATGCGCTGTCGTATCCCTCAACGTCGTTGGTGGGATCGGTCTCGGCATAGCCCTGCTGCTGCGCCTCCTTGAGCGCCTGCTCAAAGGGCTGTCCGCTGTCCATCTTGGTCAGGATGTAGTTGCAGGTACCGTTGAAGATACCTCTGATGGATT
This genomic stretch from Thermoplasmata archaeon harbors:
- a CDS encoding PFL family protein codes for the protein MVELSEAFETVNMVSHENLDVRTITMGISLLDCIDPDLDSLCKKIYDKITESAKDLVRVGDEIGSEYGVPVINKRISITPAALIGGAACKSPEDFVQIAKTLDEAAKTVGVNFIGGYSALVQKGMTKSDRMLIESIPQALASTERVCSSISLGSTRTGINMDAVRLMGDIILKTAEATKENDSLGCAKLVVFCNPPDDNPFMAGAFHGVTEADRVINVGVSGPGVVKHELEKIHGEDFETLCETIKKTAFKVTRVGQLFAKEASKRLGVPFGIVDLSLAPTPAVGDSIADIMHEMGLERAGAPGTTAALAILNDQVKKGGVMASSYVGGLSGAFIPVTEDKAMAEAAEVGALTLEKLEAMTCVCSVGLDMIAIPGNTSATTIAGIIADEMAIGMVNQKTTAVRLIPVIGKDVGDFAQFGGLLGEAKIMPVNKFGCEDFVNRGGRIPAPIHSFKN
- a CDS encoding ACT domain-containing protein: MSKTIVTLVGKDKVGIIATVCNFFAENNINILDLKQTTSQGYINMMMIVDTDLYKGSVADLNSGLEEVGAKVECIIKAQHEEIFDMMHRI
- a CDS encoding citramalate synthase — translated: MVIYDTTLRDGAQTEGILFSSEDKLDVLQALDGFGVDFVEGGWPGSNPTDDEFFKKASQLELKKTKLVAFGSTRKNDVDPADDPNLNALVGCGTEWCCIFGKAWDFQVEEAMGIGLDENLDLVQDSVRFLVESGKHVIFDAEHFFDGYRANRKYALNVLKAAEAGGAEWLVLCDTNGGSLPSEVAEAVEEALLSVDVPLGIHAHNDADMATANSIMAVENGCQMVQCTVNGLGERCGNANLCTVLPSLVYKTGFETTDIDLRNLTSLSRSVGELVNFSPYPNMPYVGEAAFTHKGGIHISAMTRDPHTYEHIDPSLVGNSRKILVSEMAGRASIVEKLKELGLECGDDTPDITRKIKEMESKGYQFEGADASFELLVKRLRGEIEPKFTVKSFKIMIDNRLGDMDTEASVKVLNSAGDLEQTAADGNGPVNALDKALRKSLKKFFPEINDMKLTDYKVRTLDAKNATASGVRVLIRSTDGKSSWTTVGVSENVVEASLIALIDAIEYKLMIGE